The genomic window TTAAACCAGAAGAAAACATGATAGAGACTGAATAATAAGGCCAGCTCTTCGTTAAGCACAGAAGAGCCCTTATAAACCAGGTATTACAATATATTGGTTATAGGGGCCTAATTGGCTCCTTTTTACTTATCAGAATGAGAATTGTCTGCATGGGATGATTTCCCATCAGATAGATTGAGGAATAAATCACATGTCTGGAATTACCGCTGCTTTGGTAAAAGAACTGCGCGAACGTACTGGCGCAGGTATGATGGAATGCAAAAAAGCATTGGTTGAAGCTAATGGGGATATTGAATTAGCTATCGATAATATGCGTAAATCAGGTCAAGCAAAAGCGGCTAAGAAAGCCGGTCGTGTGGCTGCCGAAGGTGTGATCATGGCGGAAGTTTCTGCCGATGGTAAATTTGGTGCGTTGCTTGAGTTGAATTGTGAAACGGATTTTGTGGCTAAGGATGCGAGTTTTATCTCATTCGGTAATGAAGTATTGCAAGCCGTTGTTGCAAATAAATTGTCAAATATTGATGAATTGAAGGCAAAATTTGAAGAGCAACGTACAGCAATCGTTGCCAAGATTGGTGAAAATATTAATATCCGCCGAGTTGAGATCCTAGAAGGTGAAAAAATCGGCTGTTATTTACATGGTGTTCGCATTGGGGTTCTTGTTTCTGCTGAAGGTGCGGATAATGAGCTTGTCAAACATATTGCTATGCATATCGCGGCGAGTAAACCTGAATATGTTACACCAGCAGATGTGCCAGCCGATGTTGTTGCCCATGAACATCAAATTCAATTAGATATCGCAATGCAATCTGGTAAGCCGCGTGAAATTGCGGAAAAAATGGTCACTGGCCGCATGAATAAATTTACTGGTGAGATCTCTTTAACTGGTCAACAATTTGTTATGGATCCAAGCAAAACAGTTGGTGCGTTATTAAAAGAGAAAAATGCAAAAGTGACTAACTTTATCCGTTTTGAAGTTGGTGAAGGTATCGAAAAAGTGGAAACTGATTTCGCTGCTGAAGTAGCGGCAATGAGTAAATAATGATACCAATTGATAAATAGAGCCGCCAATGGGCGGTTCTGTTTTATCTAATATTGATAATTTATTTTTTATCTGTCTGATAATACATTATCAATGATAATTTATGTGT from Arsenophonus sp. aPb includes these protein-coding regions:
- the tsf gene encoding translation elongation factor Ts, whose translation is MSGITAALVKELRERTGAGMMECKKALVEANGDIELAIDNMRKSGQAKAAKKAGRVAAEGVIMAEVSADGKFGALLELNCETDFVAKDASFISFGNEVLQAVVANKLSNIDELKAKFEEQRTAIVAKIGENINIRRVEILEGEKIGCYLHGVRIGVLVSAEGADNELVKHIAMHIAASKPEYVTPADVPADVVAHEHQIQLDIAMQSGKPREIAEKMVTGRMNKFTGEISLTGQQFVMDPSKTVGALLKEKNAKVTNFIRFEVGEGIEKVETDFAAEVAAMSK